Part of the Antechinus flavipes isolate AdamAnt ecotype Samford, QLD, Australia chromosome 2, AdamAnt_v2, whole genome shotgun sequence genome is shown below.
tagtccctgacttcaaggagtttacaatctcatggggaagacaacatacaaatatatgcaaagcaagctaCATACAAGATAAACAGCGGttactttgctcttttcaacaatgaggtgattcaaggcaattcccatAGACAAGATAGAAAGAGCCACtgacatccagaaagagaacaaagGAGACTGGAGGTGGATCAAAGCAGAGCAtgaccttttttgttgttggaatAAAGGGGGGGTGGGGAAAAGACTCCTTGTAGGAGGTgaaattttagttgagacttaaagaatTATCTCTTATGTCCCTTCCAAATTGTAGCATCTAtgattctgaaaaatattttagtcaATGTTTCTCATTATTGCTACTCATCTAACCCTCCACTTAGCAGATTGCCtgactaatttttttgttttgttttgtttttttgctgagacttTCGGggttgacttgtccagggtcacacagtcaggaagtgttaagtgtctgaggctagatttgaactcaggtccacctgacttcagggctggtgctctatccactacaccaactagctgccccatgactatttttttaactgaagcttttcattttcaaaacatatgtaaggataatttttcaccattgactcttgcaaaaccctgtgttccaatttccctctcttcccccacctcctctcctagatgggaagtaatccaatatatgttaaacataataaaaacatatgtaaatccaatataacCTGACTTTTAATTGATGtctaataaatacttgctttttTGCCTGGCTAACCAATTAATTAACATGCAACAAAAACAGatattttcttattcttgaaAGTGTTTTTGTTGTatgttaattaatatatatatgatataatgaaatgtgtatatatatatatcagatagatatataaattttgCAAACTCTGGTTCTACTTCCAAATCTGTAGGCTCTGGGTGGAgttgagagaagggagaaaaggggacaaACCAGAGAGGTTAGAGGAGCACTTGGTACTTAAGGttcattgttttggttttctcTATAAAAAGCTGATGCAGAGTTGTTCATCACATTATTCAATGAGTTGCATATACTACTGTGCGTCTGTGTTTATTTCTTTGGTGCAAAGGGTTCCCAATAAATCTTTTCACCATTAAAGATCAACTACTATTGTGCAACTTGTAGTCCAAAAGAATTGGTCAAGCTACTAAGAAGTTATGGGGcttttccagagtcacaaaaCCCAAACTGAGGCCATTCTGACCGCAAAAACTGCCCTCTCTCCACTATCAGACACTGCCTCTCCTGGTAGGGATTACCAAGGGATCAATCCCACTGTACACTGTAACTACAATGCAAAGTGAAAATGAGGAAAGCTCTCTATTCACCAATCTTGCTCTCCCCTGAAGAAAAGAGGTGCTTTGTACATCACGATGTGATTAATAGTTTGTTAAATTCAATGTGGATTCTGTCTGTTGCTAACTCTCTCTAAAACTGCCAGAAGACCTAAAAAAGTTGGGATTTAAATGGACAGCGCTCCTCTTGTCTCCTGGTACCATTTCTCCCCCCAATTTTAAGACTCCCCCAAGTCACTCCCAACTTACCCACTCGTCATCCTCGGCCCCATCTCCTTGGCCTCGAAGCTCTGAGGCTACTCCTTCTGAGGATTTTTGTGCCATGATATTATCTGTCCAGGATGCTCCTGTCTGCCTATCACCAGCAAAATTACACTTTGTCACTGTTCCAGCCTCAAGTTTTGCTAGAGAGCCTAAAAAAGAAGAGCATTAAAATGACTATCAAAATAGAGTCAAGCAAGCCCCCAAGCCCTCAACTTACTACCACAGGTATGTTCAGCACACATTTACCAACTTGGATACCAGATGGTGGTTCTTAGATCCATGACAAAAGTCCCATAATATTATGTCACCCCTCACCCAAAGGAGCCTGTAGGAACCTACCGAGGATTAAGAATTCCCAAGGGATTTgtcccacacacacatatgtctcATAATGAAACTACCTATGCACAGAAAAAAATCTGCTGAATTCTCATGAATACTAGGAAAGATGGAGTGACCTAAGAAGTAAGGTCCATGAGAGCACCTCCATTCATGTAACCAGGGAGACATGAGCAGAGAGAAAATTGGTAAGCTAAAGAGGTTTTGAAAAGGGGAATTacaaggggaaaggacccattgtgtaaaaatatttgtagctgctCTTTTGGTGGTagtaaggaattagaaactgagatgcccatcagttgggaactGGCTGAATCAAttctataaatgttatagaatattattttctgtaagaaatgaccagcaggctggtttcagaaagtcctggagagaagTATATGAACATCATGATTCTGggtaaagcaagcagaaccaggaaaacattgtacacagcaacaagaagattatgtgatcatcaactgtgatggatgtggctcttttcaacaatgaaatgattcgggccaattccaatagacttgtgttggagagagccacctgcaaccagagagaggactgggggaattgagtgtggatcacagcaagtattttcaccttttttgtagctgtttgcttggtttttttctttctcattttttcccttttgatgtaatttttcttgcacagcatgataaatgtggaaatatgtttacgagaattgcacacatttaacctatattggattacttgctgcccaGGACAGGAGgcaagggggaaaagagggagaaaaattgggaacacaaggttttgcaaaggttaatgttgaaaactatctttgtatttcaaaaaataaaaagctattatcatttaagaaaaaaattgatgagcAGGCTGGtgtcagaaaagtctggaaagactcacatgaactgttgctgagtgaaatgagcaaaatcaggagaacaatgtacacagtaacagcaagattacatgatgaccAACTAAGTCCTTccaattctcagcaatacagtgatccaagataattgcAGTAAACTTGTGAtagaaatccagaaaaagaattacggaaactgaatgtaaatcaaagcatactattttttactttttctgttttgttttttctttctcatgatttttccttttgttctgatttttcattcacaacatgactaatatggaaaaatgtttaatatgattgtatttgTACAAACAATATCAGATGGCTTACTGtgttgggaagaggggagggaaaagagcaaggaagaaaaatctggaattcaaaatcttaccaaaatgaatgtcAAACTGTGATATGGGAATCAAAGTTTAAAACTATTTCCTGAATTTTACTCTTTTTTGAATAAACTCTGGTATTCTTTCTGAAACCTGATTCCTTGTTGCATTGCATCCTGGAAAGTCAGTAATAAGAAGGcctgataaaaatatttacaatcaaacattttttttaaaaaaaagctcttCATGTCAGCACCATGTGCTTTGTGTTTGTgtcatatgtgtttgtgtgtatatttgtcttttatattaaatatatgtatacatacatatgtacacacacacccctaagataacagacaaaaagaaacacCATAATTAGAAACACCATAAAGAAAGcccatgatttcttaaaatatatgttcatctaaatcaattccatttgttcaataatgaagagaaccagctacacccagtgaaagaactttgggaaatgagttTGAACCCAAcctagaatttccaatccctctgtttttgtccacttgcatttttgattttcttctcaggttaattttaccttatttctaagtctgatttttcttctgcagcaaaataactgtatggatatgtacacatatactgtatttaacatatactttaacatatttaatatgtattggtctacttgccatctgggggagggaatggaggaaggaggggaaaagttggaacagaaggttttgcaaaaattacccatgcacacaATAAaacgttatttaaaaaaaaaaaaattacccatgcatttatcttgtaaataaaaagctataataaaaaaaataaaataaaacaaatatacatatatatgttcattatgaatatctactttttttttcaaaagcacataatttattttaaaagtttaacaaatattctattggtaaaaaaaaaaaatgttgaaaactacctttatatgtaatttaaaacaaaatactatcaagtggaaaaataaaagaaagaaaggaaattgctACTCACCTATAAAAGGACCATCACCCCGGGTTTTCAGACGAAGTTCTGCACCTAGCTCTAGTTCAAtcttctccatctccatctctggAATCCAAAAGGCTAGTGCCTGGTCTGGAGTGTGGCATTTTGTCACCGCCACCAGCTCTGGCTTTTCCACCAGTCCCTTCAACTCCGTGGGCGAGAGCCTGTCCGTGTCACCTTTGGCTTCCACCTCTGACCACCAGACCAAACAAGATTCTATTAAAGGCCTAGAATTCCTAGGCAAAACATCTTTCTGGCTCCTCAGGGTCTTCTGGGTAAGAACGAGATCCCTGGGGAATCCAGGAGCAAACAGAAGCTCTTCCAACTCACCTAACAGTCTAACCTGATCCTGCTTTCTGCTCGGAGGTCTTTCCAGGAGTCATCTGACAGCTTTTAATCATTAGGATCTTAAACCCTCAAATCCCAGGGATTACATCATACCTGTTCTATCAGAAATTCTCAAGTGTCTGAGGAGAAAATACCTCTTCTGACAGTGAATGTATTTTCTGAGGCAGCCGGACTCCACTGATACTAAATACAGCTGTAGTCCCAAGCATGGCATTTCTCTCTCAACTTCAGGTGCTCCTTGTTTTGGGTGCTGATATCAAAGAGCCATCCCCAAAGCCCAAATGGAAACCTTTCACAAGCTGGCTGCTCCCCACCTTTCCATTCTTTTACACTTGTCTCCCCTCCACATACTCTACAATCCACTTAcgaatataaacatgtatataaacatacacctatatatacttatgtatagatataaacatatacctatataaaatataaatccaaaCATGaacctatatatacacatgtatgcatgcacataGACATAAACACAAACctataaatacatgtgtgtaaatacacatatagatatcaatataaacctatacatacatgtacatgcacacacacacacatgtttgcatacatatatatcccaCACACACGACCCAGGAACTTCactgtgtgtacatatgtgtttgtgtgtatatttgtcttttatattaaatatatgtatacacacatatgtacacacactcCCTAAGAtaacagacaaaaagaaacaccataataataatagtggtagCAGCAGCTGTTGTTGGTAATGGCGGTGACAAGATAGGTAAAAGAGacatagatataaacatatatctgtatagacatatgtgtacatgcacatccatgtacatgtatacatatacacagaccTAATATAATAGACAAAAGGAAACCactctaataataatagtagcagcagcaatagtcaGTGGTTGTGCTAGTGATGACAGTAATGGTAATATAGATAGATggctataaatatagatatagaccCTATACATACACTtgtataaatgcacatatatgtatacgcACAGTGCAGCAGCAGTGGTCAGTGGTTGTGCTGGTGGTGACAGTAATGGGAATATAGACAAACAGAAAGCTATAAACATAGcgttcatacatacatacatgtattgtatccatacatacatgtatacctacatgtgtgcatgcacatgcaAATGCACAtgtggatacacacacatataaaagccttcttaagaaaatgaaatcttaaaaTCATATACTTTGAGAATTAAAAGGGGCCTCGATGGTTTGTCTGGTCTGATCCATACATAAAATCCACAAGAACTGCACCAAatcaaatacatacaaaagaaatcccTGCTGGAGGGAACACAATTTTAAAAGCAGTCAGGGATCAATTGTTAAGATATTTCAAAGAAGGAAAGACTccaaaagagagggaaagatcaCACTTAGGACTATGCCCCAAGAAAAAGGTTACTCCTGACCCAGGTGTGCTTCATACAAGCTGTCAGAGGAGCCTGTGCACACACTGATGCATCTTTTATGAACATGAGAAGAGGCAGGTTTTCAGGTGATTTTCCTGTTCAGAGTCACATTGAGAGGGGTAGGCAACATGGCTATTGTTTGTTACAAAAAACTATTAGAATGAACTTCAGTCTTTCCAAGGGAAGTGGCTTCCATGTGTGTTGATAACACACAGATTCTATGACAGAACTTTCAAAAATCTGGATCACGGTAAGGTGAGCCATAAAACAGACACATGCCCAACAAATGTACAAGGGTCATGGAATTAAACAGTCTTCATGGTGCACTGGAAAGAGCATTACAATAagcagttcaaatcctgcttctaacACTAATATGTTAGCATGGGCAAAccttcctcatctacaaaatgggggtaTTAATGTCTATAGTATCTTAGAAGGATTTTGTGTGGATCACATAAAATATGTAGTCTGTTTTATAAGCTTTCAAACACAACACAAACATCAGCTATTATTAACCTGAAAGAGGCTAGAAGTTGAAGAACAAATTCAGGGCAAAATTCTCCAGATGCTCCTTTTTTGTACAAAACATTGTGTTGATCTGCAGGAAAACACAGAATTTTCTAAATAAAGGCCATAgcttctttgggggaaaaaaagtggcTTAGCCATTTGACCCAGAAATAAAGTAGAGGAAAAGTACAGATTGTCCAGAATGATGATTCTCAGTGCTGCTAGGACTCTCCTCCCACAGGTGACACAAGTTAGGCAATGAGCTGAGTCCACCACTGAACAGGAGGAGGACATCAAGCTGGAACCCATTTGAGATATCGCCATACTTTCAATTATTCCAATTGTCTCAGTGATACAAAAAGCCTATCCTTTGAGTCAACATAATTCTACTAGTGATGGGGATGGGGTCAAGAAGGCccaagaattcaaatccagcctcagacatctcCTAGCTATCCATACTTACTAGTAtaactttggaaaaatcacttaatttctgtttgccttacttttatcacctgcaaaatggaaataatattagcATCCACCTCCCAGaattgtagtgaggatcaaacaacatatttataaaatgcttaattcAATATCTAGTATATATAagggtatataaatgttaggatgatgatgataatgatgatcatATCAAAATGGCAGTCAATCACGGAATATCATAATTTCAGAAGAGTCAAAAACAGCAGGTGACCCTTGAACCcatcaaaatagaaaagattGAAATATTCAAGGCTGACAGGCCTATGGAAAAATAGCTATGTTAATTCACTGACAATGGGAGCATAAATTGGTCTCTTTTCAAAATCAATATGAAATCATGTAATAAAAGTTACAAAATTCTTCATATCTTTCAACCTAGTTATTCATTATGAGGATTCTACTCCAGAAAGGTCAATGACAACAAGGAAAGATATTATCTTTACACAAGTTTCCAAAGAAGCACTATTCataaaagcagaaagctggagaCAAACTGTACACCCAGTGCCTAGAGTAAATGAATAAACTGTAGcacatgaatgaaatggaatattcttggaatgacaaatatgaaaaattcagagaaatgtgggaacacttctatgaaatgatgcagaaagTTGATGCAAAGGACACGATTCATGTGCCCTACAACTACGTAAATTAAGATGAACTCCAACAGCAACAAAATTCAGGCAACAACAATGGATAGTGTTGTAGTGCTGTGTATGAGTtaaaggaaatgagcatttttctcttttaacaaaTGGTCATTACAAAAGCAAATGGCAGTTTACACTACTCAGTCACAATTCCTCTCTTGTCCTCTTCTGCTGAATTTTTAGTGGGACTATGCTTTGGTTCTGGTTTATTTGTGCTTTggatcaaaacaaaatttatcaattaattttttttaaatcccaaagtCCAATGGATAGACACACAAGCAGCCTGCAGAATATTATCAGTGATGGCTTTCAAGTGAAGATAAATGTATTATCAAAATTTGGCAACAGATGGGTTAGTCACATAGCAGAAAAATGGCTAAAGAGTCAGAGAAGGAGCTCCAGTGCACTGCATAGATTCTTCATGGAATCTTtccagaaatatgtttaaaatgattgtatacatataacctatatcagagtgCTTGCTGTCCCTTAGAGAAGGGAGAAGCTGCCCCTTGagctgagagagggagggagaaaaaatttggaactcaaaggcttacaaaaatgaacgttgaaaactcatgtatttggaaaaaataaaatatattgaagaggggaaaagaatatatacagAAAGACATGGGCAAGAATCCCACAGAATAAAATAGTGTGGTTGGATCAGCATCTATACAAAGGTAGAAATTAGAAATCATACTGAggagatcacagatccatcaaGGTATTAAAAGTCTTAAGTATTAAATTGTCTGTTGCATACTATGCTTGCCATAATTTAGACAAAGGTAACATCAAGAAAGACCTGGAGTAGAAAGGTTTCCTGGATGAGCTAGGATTGGATGTAAGTCATGAAGGATGGACAAGATTTCAATGTGAATGAAACATGGAGTCAGAAATGAGAGGCTCCATCATTAAAGCTAACAGTAGAAGCTAAAAACACTTAGAAATAGTATAAAGTTGGATGCTTAAGGCAGGgatatgtttcattttcttttcttttaaaacaaccTTGATGTCTCTCTCCATAATGTTACTTACATTTGTTAGTATTAACCCTGATATAATATTGTGACCACATCTTAGCTTCTAGGggatgataaaatgagatcattgtaaAGTGCACACAGcaattcatcatcatttttacgAGGACAGTCCATGATTCAGGGGCTAATCCTAGAATGGAATCTAGTTCATTGCTGCCTGTGCCTATGTTAATCCAATAAGCCACCCTCCTCATTCCTCTATTCTTTATTGTTAGGAAGTAAAATTAATCTAActggattttttttatcaatatttttgttatcAATAGAAATCCCATGGAAGGCCAAGTTCAGGAGAACTAAAGATTGATTGGCTGACCTACCCCATTCAGCTTCATCCTTGTagggaaaaccagaaaaaaatcagGAGAAGCAATGATAGCAGAAAAGGTGAGAGGAAACTAACAAATCAGCTGCCATGTCTAACATCACATCCGACAGCTCTTGTATTGACAGGTTATCCCCTGCCTCAGAAACAGGAGCTCCAGTTAttctagggaagaagagaggTAGAAGGTAGCAAAAGGAGATAAATCCTTCTCCTCTCAATGATTCCCCCTTGGAGGCTTGGTTGGGACCCTTCACAAACTACAATGGTCTGCCACCTGATTGAACtggcttgttattttttttcccagaccCAAAGGTGTATCTTTTTCTCTCAACTAGTCACAGTTATTTTCTGTGtaacattatctatttttaatccAATGATCAAAGCActttattactttcaatttataCTATTCAGTCACAATTCCTCTCTTGTGCTCTTCTGCTGAATTTTTGGTGAGGCTATACTTTGGTTTTGGTTTATTTGTGCTTTGGATTAAAAAGTTGAcccttaaaacatttttacaatcaaaggttctgataaaggcctcatttccaaaatatatagagaattgactctaatcataagaaatcaaaccattctccaattgataaatggtcaaaagatatgaacagacaattctcagatgaagaaattgaaactatttatagacatatgaaaatatgctccaagtcattattaatcagagaaatgcaaattgagacaactctgagataccactacacacctgtcagattggctagaatgacagggaaagataatgcggaatgttggaggggatgtgggaaaacagggacactgatacattgttggtggaattgtgaacacatccagccattctggagagcaatttggaactatgctcaaaaagttatcaaagtgtgcatacccttcgatccagcagtgtttctactgggcttatactccaaagagatactaaagaagggaaagggacctgcatgtgccaaaatgtttgtggcagccctgtttgtagtggctagaagctggaaaatgaaagg
Proteins encoded:
- the ARPIN gene encoding arpin, which translates into the protein MSRIYHDSALRNKAVHSTRLPGSWDPAAHQRGNGILLEGELVDVSRHNISDASGKKERYYVLYIRPSRIHRRKFDCKGNEIEPNFSNTRKVNTGFLMSSYKVEAKGDTDRLSPTELKGLVEKPELVAVTKCHTPDQALAFWIPEMEMEKIELELGAELRLKTRGDGPFIGSLAKLEAGTVTKCNFAGDRQTGASWTDNIMAQKSSEGVASELRGQGDGAEDDEWDD